Sequence from the Argentina anserina chromosome 7, drPotAnse1.1, whole genome shotgun sequence genome:
TTTTAGGACAATCACTAGTAGCTACTACCGTGGGGCACATGGCATCATAGTAAGTTTCTTCCTTCTTTCCAATCTGTTTCTGTCATTACGGTGCTCACAATTTCGTCTCAAATTCTGGTACAGTGGTTTTTTGCTTAACTCTTTTGGTGCATGTTGCAGATAGTCTATGATGTGACAGACCAAGAAAGCTTCAACAATGTTAAACAATGGCTGAGTGAAATTGACCGTTACGCCAGTGAGAATGTAAACAAGCTTCTTGTTGGCAACAAGTCTGACCTCACTGCCAACAAAGTTGTGTCTTATGAAACAGCTAAGgtgacatattgtctactattattCCTCTGTTTCCATATTGTTGTCTtaacaaattcaaaattcGAGTCACGCTTTCCTGACCCCATTGGTATGTTAAAACTTGAAAGGCATTTGCTGATGAGATTGGGATCCCTTTCATGGAGACTAGTGCGAAAAATGCTACTAATGTGGAGCAGGCTTTTATGGCAATGTCTGCTgacatcaagaataggtaacGTTTTTAGAtccttagttttttttttgtaatttcctCATTTCTGCTGTTTAAGAGAAGGGTAATTTTCAAATGG
This genomic interval carries:
- the LOC126803382 gene encoding GTP-binding protein YPTM2-like, with amino-acid sequence MNPEYDYLFKLLLIGDSGVGKSCLLLRFADDSYLDSYISTIGVDFKIRTVEQDSKTIKLQIWDTAGQERFRTITSSYYRGAHGIIIVYDVTDQESFNNVKQWLSEIDRYASENVNKLLVGNKSDLTANKVVSYETAKAFADEIGIPFMETSAKNATNVEQAFMAMSADIKNRMASQPMNNARPPTVQIRGQPVNQNSGCCSS